From a single Pseudomonas serboccidentalis genomic region:
- a CDS encoding nitroreductase family protein: protein MSANPRVADYAIHPQFTDRWSPRAFTGEAIPEETLLSFFEAARWAPSAYNSQPWRFLYARRDTPNWERFLGLLNEFNRSWAQHASALVIVISKTTFTAPGASEETPALWHTFDTGSAWGHLALQASISGWHTHGMAGFDQELTRKELNIPEGYALHAAVAVGKLGDKATLAEYLQAREEPSPRRPLSELVAEGSFTL from the coding sequence ATGAGTGCCAACCCTCGCGTTGCCGATTACGCCATTCACCCGCAATTCACCGATCGCTGGTCGCCCCGCGCCTTCACTGGCGAAGCGATCCCGGAAGAAACCCTGCTGAGCTTTTTCGAAGCTGCACGCTGGGCACCATCGGCCTACAACTCGCAGCCGTGGCGCTTCCTCTATGCGCGTCGCGACACGCCGAACTGGGAGCGTTTTCTCGGTTTGCTGAATGAGTTCAACCGCAGTTGGGCGCAACACGCTTCGGCGCTGGTGATCGTGATCTCGAAAACTACCTTCACCGCACCCGGCGCCAGCGAAGAGACCCCGGCGCTGTGGCACACCTTCGACACCGGTTCGGCGTGGGGCCACCTGGCGCTGCAAGCGAGCATCAGCGGCTGGCACACCCACGGCATGGCCGGTTTCGATCAGGAGCTGACCCGCAAAGAGCTGAATATCCCTGAAGGTTATGCGCTGCACGCGGCCGTCGCTGTCGGCAAGCTTGGTGACAAGGCAACGCTGGCCGAGTACCTGCAGGCCCGTGAAGAGCCAAGCCCGCGTCGTCCGCTGAGCGAGCTGGTGGCCGAAGGCAGCTTCACCCTCTAA
- a CDS encoding YcgN family cysteine cluster protein — MAAKVEPFWKRKTLDQLDHEEWESLCDGCGLCCLQKLEDEEDNSVYYTRIACKLLDLKTCQCSDYPNRIKFVPDCIQLTPGQAEEFKWLPPTCGYRLVSEGKDLPLWHHLVCGDRDAVHHERISQSGRMLAEGSVPEDDWEDHLIFRAG; from the coding sequence ATGGCCGCCAAAGTCGAACCGTTCTGGAAACGCAAAACCCTCGATCAACTGGATCACGAGGAATGGGAATCGCTGTGCGACGGCTGCGGTCTGTGCTGCCTGCAGAAACTCGAAGATGAAGAAGACAACAGCGTCTATTACACGCGCATCGCCTGCAAACTGCTGGACCTGAAAACCTGCCAGTGCAGCGACTACCCGAACCGCATCAAGTTTGTCCCGGACTGCATCCAGCTCACTCCGGGCCAGGCCGAAGAATTCAAATGGCTGCCGCCGACCTGCGGTTACCGACTGGTCAGCGAAGGCAAGGATCTGCCGTTGTGGCACCACCTGGTGTGCGGCGACCGTGACGCCGTGCACCACGAACGGATTTCCCAGTCCGGACGCATGCTCGCCGAAGGCAGTGTGCCGGAGGATGACTGGGAAGATCACCTGATTTTCCGGGCTGGTTAA
- a CDS encoding YgaP family membrane protein encodes MTELKRVQRIESTPFQSPSQQNVQGWERIGSLAGGVIMVGKGLRRGGVFGLVQVAIGGVAMARGITGHSSVKSLLEKSRQDMNNVRAKIERAGEELSQLKANAEAATSTATVTGNDSVKSPKAGV; translated from the coding sequence ATGACCGAACTCAAACGTGTCCAACGTATCGAATCCACTCCGTTCCAAAGCCCTTCGCAGCAGAACGTACAGGGCTGGGAACGCATCGGCTCGCTGGCCGGTGGCGTGATCATGGTCGGCAAGGGCTTGCGCCGTGGCGGCGTCTTCGGTCTGGTTCAGGTGGCGATTGGCGGTGTGGCGATGGCCCGAGGCATCACCGGGCACAGCTCAGTGAAAAGCCTGCTGGAAAAAAGCCGTCAGGACATGAACAACGTGCGGGCGAAAATCGAGCGCGCCGGTGAAGAGCTGAGCCAGCTCAAGGCCAACGCCGAGGCGGCGACCAGCACCGCTACGGTGACTGGCAATGATTCGGTAAAGTCGCCGAAAGCCGGGGTTTGA
- a CDS encoding RNA methyltransferase, which produces MADKRYSCIGLYNPKSPENVGSVMRAAGCYGVASVFYTGKRYERAADFVTDTKRVHYDIPLIGIDDLKKILPLNCVPVAVELVEGARPLPEYTHPDRALYIFGPEDGSLDKEIRDWCEDVVYIPTTGCMNLAATVNVVLYDRMAKGLNTRSGPKFR; this is translated from the coding sequence GTGGCAGACAAACGTTACAGCTGCATTGGTTTGTACAACCCCAAGTCACCGGAGAACGTCGGTTCGGTGATGCGCGCCGCAGGCTGTTACGGCGTGGCGTCGGTGTTCTATACCGGCAAGCGTTATGAACGCGCCGCCGATTTCGTCACCGACACCAAGCGCGTGCACTACGACATCCCGCTCATCGGCATCGACGACCTGAAAAAGATCCTCCCGCTCAACTGCGTCCCGGTTGCTGTGGAACTGGTCGAAGGCGCCCGCCCGCTGCCTGAATACACTCACCCGGACCGTGCGCTGTACATCTTCGGCCCGGAAGACGGCTCGCTGGATAAAGAGATCCGCGACTGGTGCGAAGACGTGGTCTACATCCCGACCACCGGCTGCATGAACCTCGCCGCCACGGTCAACGTCGTGCTCTACGACCGCATGGCCAAGGGCCTGAATACCCGCTCGGGGCCGAAATTCCGCTGA
- a CDS encoding YajD family HNH nuclease, translating to MSSSTPTNTSKLDRILADNQRDKEMGYRDKALKMYPHVCGRCAREFSGKRLSELTVHHRDHNHDNNPQDGSNWELLCLYCHDNEHSRYTDQQYFDDGSLSTPKIAKATHNPFAALAGLMKKED from the coding sequence ATGAGTTCGTCCACCCCGACCAACACGTCGAAGCTCGATCGCATCCTTGCCGACAACCAGCGCGACAAGGAAATGGGCTACCGCGACAAGGCCCTGAAAATGTACCCGCACGTGTGTGGTCGCTGCGCCCGTGAGTTCTCCGGCAAGCGCCTGAGCGAACTGACCGTGCACCACCGCGACCACAACCACGACAACAACCCGCAGGACGGCTCGAACTGGGAGCTGTTGTGCCTGTATTGCCACGACAACGAACACTCGCGCTACACCGACCAGCAATACTTCGACGACGGCTCGCTGAGCACGCCGAAGATTGCCAAGGCGACGCATAATCCGTTTGCGGCCCTCGCCGGGCTCATGAAAAAAGAAGATTAA
- a CDS encoding spermidine synthase, which produces MKRFVLLDTTPIPDNGGALCLFEYGEDFVIKIQGGDGGQLMNTRMHGSEDALAEIPCRKVAGRPNSRVLIGGLGMGFTLASALKHLGKSAEVVVAELVPGVVEWNRGPLGEKSGRPLLDPRTVIRQDDVAKVLQSEPNGFDAIMLDVDNGPEGLTQKANSWLYSAAGLNACAKALRPKGVLAVWSASADRQFSDKLKKAGFKAEEVQVFAHGNKGTRHTIWIAEKLKG; this is translated from the coding sequence ATGAAACGTTTCGTTCTGCTCGACACCACGCCGATCCCTGATAACGGTGGCGCCCTGTGCCTGTTCGAGTATGGCGAGGATTTCGTCATCAAGATCCAGGGCGGCGACGGCGGGCAATTGATGAACACGCGCATGCACGGTTCCGAAGATGCGCTGGCCGAGATTCCTTGCCGCAAGGTCGCCGGACGGCCGAATTCGCGGGTGCTGATCGGCGGTCTGGGCATGGGCTTCACCCTCGCCTCGGCGCTCAAGCATCTGGGCAAGAGTGCTGAAGTGGTGGTCGCCGAGCTGGTGCCGGGCGTCGTCGAATGGAACCGTGGGCCGCTGGGTGAAAAGTCCGGTCGGCCGCTGCTCGATCCACGCACGGTGATCCGTCAGGACGACGTGGCCAAGGTGCTGCAAAGCGAGCCGAATGGCTTCGACGCCATCATGCTCGACGTCGACAACGGTCCCGAAGGCCTGACGCAGAAGGCCAACAGCTGGCTGTATTCCGCTGCCGGGCTCAACGCCTGCGCCAAGGCCCTGCGGCCCAAGGGGGTGCTGGCAGTGTGGTCGGCCAGCGCTGACCGGCAGTTTTCCGACAAATTGAAGAAGGCCGGTTTCAAGGCCGAAGAAGTCCAGGTGTTCGCCCACGGCAACAAAGGCACGCGCCACACGATCTGGATTGCCGAGAAGCTCAAGGGCTGA
- a CDS encoding cyclic nucleotide-binding domain-containing protein, with product MSEPTLLNNEIRDWLMDCGLFDQLQLADFAAASGYFSISTVAQGEAIFREGDAGSFMCIIHTGQVAVQKTGADGQVITMATLRSGRAFGEMAVLDGERRSATCIAASHCQLLNLGKDSLEKMLNDAPKIAAKIIRALAVSLSKRLRMADGQLAAQQI from the coding sequence ATGTCAGAACCCACTCTACTGAACAACGAAATTCGCGACTGGCTGATGGACTGTGGCCTGTTCGATCAATTGCAGCTGGCGGACTTTGCCGCGGCCTCGGGCTATTTCAGCATCAGCACCGTGGCGCAAGGTGAAGCGATTTTCCGCGAGGGCGATGCCGGCAGCTTCATGTGCATCATCCACACCGGTCAGGTCGCCGTGCAGAAGACCGGGGCCGACGGCCAGGTCATCACCATGGCGACCCTGCGCAGCGGTCGGGCGTTCGGTGAAATGGCCGTGCTTGACGGCGAACGGCGCTCAGCCACCTGCATCGCGGCGAGCCACTGTCAGTTGCTCAATCTGGGTAAGGACTCGCTGGAAAAGATGCTCAACGACGCGCCGAAGATCGCCGCGAAAATCATCCGCGCCCTCGCCGTGTCCCTCTCCAAACGCCTGCGCATGGCCGACGGTCAACTGGCGGCGCAGCAGATCTAG
- a CDS encoding S9 family peptidase, producing the protein MPQTAHVISAPIARKAAGADPYAWLQERDTDAVLDYLKAENAYQEAQTADQAGLRESLFEEIKGRILETDLSLPSPWGPYLYYTRTTAGDEYARHYRCPRPADDSLTLDESREQLLLDPNVLANGGFFSLGAFSISPDHQRLAYSVDASGDEIYTLFVKELANDKVSELEFEDCDGSMTWANDSLTLFFGVLDDTHRPHKLFRYRLDGTAAEEVFHEADGRFFLHCYRSSSEQQLLLTLGSKTTTEVWALDAHQPHLPFTCLAPRVEDHEYDVDHGMLNGAWTWFIRTNRDGINFALYQAPDTGVAPSEADWQNLIPHSDTVMLDGVTLNAEAMTLSLREGGLPIIEVHPQGLTPYRVQLPDAAYSLYVQNSLEFESDRIRLRYEALNRPAQVRQLMLATGEQTVLKETPVLGPFDADAYVSQRLWATAPDGTQVPISLVMKREMVGKAVPLYLYGYGAYGSSLDPWFSHARLSLLDRGMAFAIAHVRGGGELGEAWYRAGKQEHKPNTFSDFIACAEFLILNGITTAENLAISGGSAGGLLIGAVLNQRPDLFGVAIAEVPFVDVLNTMLDPELPLTVTEYDEWGNPQEPDVYERIKAYAPYENVTAQDYPATLVIAGYNDSRVQYWEAAKWVAKLRATKTDDNLLLLKTELGAGHGGMSGRYQGLRDVALEYAFVFKVLGIV; encoded by the coding sequence ATGCCCCAAACCGCCCACGTCATCAGTGCCCCGATCGCCCGCAAGGCTGCCGGTGCCGACCCGTATGCCTGGCTGCAGGAACGCGACACCGACGCGGTGCTCGACTACCTCAAGGCCGAAAACGCTTATCAGGAAGCACAGACCGCCGATCAGGCCGGCCTGCGCGAAAGCCTGTTCGAGGAGATCAAGGGCCGGATCCTCGAAACCGACCTGTCCCTGCCCTCGCCGTGGGGTCCGTATCTCTATTACACACGCACCACCGCTGGCGACGAATACGCCCGGCATTACCGCTGCCCGCGTCCGGCTGACGACAGCCTGACCCTCGACGAGAGCCGCGAGCAACTGCTGCTCGACCCGAACGTGCTGGCCAATGGCGGCTTTTTCTCCCTCGGCGCGTTCAGCATCAGCCCCGATCACCAGCGCCTGGCGTACAGCGTCGACGCTTCGGGCGACGAGATCTACACGCTGTTCGTCAAGGAACTGGCCAACGACAAGGTCAGCGAACTGGAGTTCGAAGACTGCGACGGCAGCATGACCTGGGCCAACGACAGCCTGACCCTGTTTTTCGGCGTGCTCGACGACACTCATCGTCCGCATAAACTGTTTCGTTATCGCCTCGACGGCACCGCTGCTGAAGAGGTATTCCACGAGGCGGACGGGCGTTTCTTCCTGCATTGCTACCGCTCCAGTTCCGAGCAGCAATTGCTGTTGACCCTGGGCAGCAAGACCACCACTGAAGTCTGGGCGCTGGATGCCCACCAGCCGCACCTGCCCTTCACCTGCCTGGCGCCACGGGTCGAGGATCACGAATACGACGTCGACCACGGCATGCTCAATGGCGCGTGGACGTGGTTCATTCGCACCAACCGCGACGGCATCAACTTCGCCCTGTATCAGGCGCCGGACACCGGGGTCGCGCCGAGCGAAGCCGACTGGCAGAACCTGATCCCGCACAGCGACACAGTGATGCTCGACGGCGTGACCCTCAACGCCGAGGCCATGACCCTGAGCCTGCGCGAAGGCGGTTTGCCGATCATCGAAGTTCACCCGCAAGGCCTGACGCCGTATCGCGTGCAACTGCCGGACGCGGCCTACAGCCTCTATGTGCAAAACAGCCTGGAGTTCGAGAGCGACCGCATCCGCCTGCGCTACGAAGCGTTGAACCGTCCGGCACAGGTGCGGCAGTTGATGCTGGCCACCGGCGAGCAAACCGTTCTGAAAGAAACCCCGGTGCTCGGCCCGTTCGACGCCGACGCCTACGTCAGCCAGCGCCTGTGGGCCACCGCGCCGGACGGCACGCAGGTGCCGATCAGCCTGGTGATGAAGCGCGAAATGGTCGGCAAAGCGGTGCCGTTATACCTCTATGGTTACGGCGCATACGGCTCCAGCCTCGACCCATGGTTTTCCCACGCACGCCTGAGTCTGCTGGATCGCGGCATGGCCTTCGCCATCGCCCACGTGCGTGGCGGCGGCGAGCTGGGCGAAGCCTGGTATCGCGCCGGCAAGCAGGAACACAAGCCCAACACCTTCAGCGACTTCATTGCCTGCGCCGAATTCCTGATCCTCAATGGCATCACCACCGCCGAGAACCTGGCGATCAGCGGCGGCAGCGCCGGTGGCCTGCTGATCGGCGCGGTGCTCAATCAGCGTCCGGACCTGTTCGGCGTGGCGATTGCCGAAGTGCCGTTCGTCGACGTGCTCAACACCATGCTCGACCCGGAGCTGCCGCTGACCGTCACCGAATACGACGAATGGGGCAACCCGCAAGAGCCGGACGTCTATGAGCGGATCAAGGCCTACGCGCCGTACGAAAACGTCACCGCGCAGGATTATCCGGCAACACTGGTGATCGCCGGCTACAACGACAGCCGCGTGCAGTACTGGGAAGCGGCCAAGTGGGTGGCAAAACTGCGCGCGACCAAAACCGACGACAATCTGCTGCTGCTCAAGACCGAACTCGGCGCCGGGCATGGCGGCATGAGCGGGCGTTATCAGGGATTACGTGACGTAGCGCTCGAATATGCATTTGTGTTCAAGGTTTTGGGCATCGTCTGA
- a CDS encoding class II glutamine amidotransferase: MCELLGMSANVPTDIVFSFTGLMQRGGRTGPHRDGWGIAFYEGRGLRLFQDPAASSESEVANLVQRYPIKSEVVIGHIRQANVGKVCLSNTHPFVRELWGRNWCFAHNGQLADFTPIKSFYRPVGDTDSEAAFCDLLNRVRAAFPEPVDIEVLLPDLVAACAEYRSKGVFNCLLSDGDWLFCYCSTKLAQITRRAPFGPARLKDVDVIVDFQAETTPNDVVTVIATEPLTENETWTRYQPGQWSLWRRGECVSQGTTE, from the coding sequence ATGTGTGAATTACTGGGCATGAGTGCCAACGTGCCGACCGATATCGTGTTCAGCTTCACCGGCCTGATGCAGCGCGGCGGGCGTACCGGCCCGCACCGCGACGGCTGGGGCATCGCCTTCTATGAAGGTCGCGGCTTGCGCCTGTTTCAGGACCCGGCCGCCAGCAGCGAGTCGGAAGTCGCCAATCTGGTGCAGCGTTATCCGATCAAGAGCGAAGTGGTCATCGGCCATATCCGCCAGGCCAACGTCGGCAAGGTCTGCCTGTCCAACACCCACCCGTTCGTTCGTGAACTGTGGGGTCGCAACTGGTGCTTCGCGCACAACGGCCAGCTCGCCGATTTCACCCCGATCAAGAGTTTCTACCGCCCGGTCGGCGACACCGACAGCGAAGCGGCGTTCTGCGATTTGCTCAACCGCGTGCGTGCAGCCTTCCCGGAACCGGTCGATATAGAAGTGCTGCTGCCGGATCTGGTCGCCGCGTGCGCCGAATACCGCAGCAAAGGCGTGTTCAACTGCCTGCTCAGCGACGGCGACTGGCTGTTCTGCTATTGCTCGACCAAACTGGCACAGATCACCCGGCGCGCACCGTTCGGTCCGGCGCGGCTCAAGGATGTCGATGTGATCGTCGATTTCCAGGCGGAAACCACGCCCAACGATGTGGTCACGGTGATCGCCACCGAGCCTTTGACCGAAAATGAAACCTGGACCCGTTACCAACCGGGCCAATGGAGCCTGTGGCGACGCGGTGAATGCGTCAGCCAGGGCACGACCGAATAA
- a CDS encoding DUF2937 family protein: protein MLLSYLRLVLFAAGLLIGVQVPGFINDYAKRVEAHLIEAQTGLRGFQGTAEQFFKGDLQALVAHYRASEDPVFRSDADSLSTLLNRQIALDKQFQAMQGPWYIRFLQVVLAADPDIRKETWNGYSYQILLTPEAMIWGMSGALLLSFGIECLIRLIDWVVLGGRRLRQSRPIEDRDVRGL, encoded by the coding sequence ATGTTGCTCAGTTATCTACGGCTGGTGTTGTTTGCGGCGGGCCTGTTGATCGGTGTTCAGGTACCGGGTTTCATCAACGATTACGCCAAACGCGTCGAAGCCCATCTGATCGAAGCGCAGACCGGTCTGCGTGGTTTCCAGGGTACGGCCGAGCAGTTCTTCAAGGGCGACCTGCAGGCACTGGTCGCGCATTACCGCGCCAGCGAAGACCCGGTGTTTCGCAGCGATGCCGACAGCCTGAGCACCTTGCTCAACCGGCAGATTGCGCTGGATAAACAGTTCCAGGCCATGCAGGGCCCGTGGTACATCCGCTTCCTGCAAGTGGTGCTGGCCGCCGACCCGGACATTCGCAAGGAAACCTGGAACGGCTACAGCTACCAGATCCTGCTGACCCCGGAAGCGATGATCTGGGGCATGAGCGGCGCGCTGCTGCTGTCGTTCGGCATCGAGTGCCTGATTCGCCTGATCGACTGGGTGGTGCTGGGCGGCCGGCGTTTGCGCCAGAGCCGGCCGATTGAAGACCGCGACGTGCGCGGCCTTTAA
- a CDS encoding LysR family transcriptional regulator has product MNLKFLETFVWVARLKSFRLTADKLFTTQASISSRIAVLEGELGVKLFLRDSRGVSLTPEGLKVLDYAEQMLDTMQALKQSIETRSSKVGRVRIGVMDTVIHTWLSPLVAQMTDLYPRVEIELVADTSLNLCDQLQKGFLDLILQTDLVRHESVRSLELASHPLGWIVASHSIYNRDYADLGELAQERIITYSKNSRPHQDLLALMQANGVLAPRLNCVNSVSAITRLLRDGFGIGVLPPVLVAEELARGELTLLDIDQRPPNLQVVVSWRVGVEWVEEIVTLCQQVLGEYARKVGENYIVLSN; this is encoded by the coding sequence ATGAACCTGAAGTTTCTCGAGACCTTTGTCTGGGTCGCCCGGCTGAAGAGTTTTCGCCTGACCGCCGACAAGCTGTTCACCACCCAGGCCTCGATTTCCAGCCGCATCGCGGTGCTCGAAGGCGAACTGGGGGTGAAGCTGTTTCTGCGCGATTCACGCGGTGTCAGCCTGACGCCCGAAGGCTTGAAAGTGCTGGATTATGCCGAGCAGATGCTCGACACCATGCAGGCGCTGAAGCAATCGATCGAGACCCGCTCAAGCAAGGTCGGCCGGGTACGCATCGGCGTGATGGACACGGTGATTCACACCTGGCTCAGCCCGTTGGTGGCGCAGATGACCGATCTGTATCCACGCGTGGAAATCGAGCTGGTGGCCGATACGTCGCTCAACCTCTGCGATCAGTTGCAAAAAGGCTTTCTCGATCTGATCCTGCAAACCGATCTGGTGCGCCACGAGAGCGTGCGCAGCCTGGAACTGGCCAGCCATCCGCTGGGCTGGATCGTCGCCAGCCACTCGATCTACAACCGCGACTACGCCGACCTCGGCGAACTGGCGCAGGAGCGGATCATCACTTACTCGAAAAACTCCCGACCGCACCAGGATCTGCTGGCACTGATGCAGGCCAACGGTGTGCTGGCGCCGCGCTTGAACTGCGTGAACTCGGTGTCGGCGATTACCCGGCTGCTGCGCGATGGCTTTGGCATCGGCGTCCTGCCGCCGGTGCTGGTGGCCGAGGAACTGGCCCGGGGCGAGTTGACCTTGCTCGACATCGACCAGCGGCCGCCGAACCTGCAGGTGGTGGTGTCTTGGCGGGTCGGGGTGGAATGGGTCGAGGAGATTGTGACGTTGTGTCAGCAGGTGCTGGGGGAATATGCGCGCAAGGTGGGTGAGAATTACATCGTCTTGAGTAACTGA
- a CDS encoding MFS transporter, giving the protein MSAPDTLEASTATARPGPFEWYRNINQQERRTFWSCKIGYGLDGMDTQMLSFVVPTLIAMWGITTGQAGLIHTSTLIASAIGGWVAGILSDRIGRVRTLQLTVLWFAFFTFLCGFAQNYEQLLIARTLMGFGFGGEWTAGAVLIGEVIRAKDRGKAVGMVQSGWALGWGLTAILYALLFSVLPPEDAWRALFILGIVPAIFVIFVRRLVKDPEIYREAKAAQTPQNPAKFYEIFAPGMLFTTFRASLLTTGALGGYYAITSWLPTFLKNERGLSVLGTGGYLAMVIVGSYVGYVISAYLTDLLGRKKNFILFAVGSFTIVLLYTQMPVSNGVMLWLGFPLGFFASGIFSGMGAFLTELFPTRIRGSGQGFCYNIGRALAALFPLLIGLLSQTVPLSVGIGAFAAVSYGVVILAALSLPETRGKQLDAQ; this is encoded by the coding sequence ATGAGTGCTCCCGACACCCTAGAAGCATCCACGGCAACGGCGCGTCCGGGGCCGTTCGAATGGTATCGCAACATCAATCAACAGGAACGCCGCACGTTCTGGAGCTGCAAGATCGGCTACGGTCTGGACGGCATGGACACGCAGATGCTCAGCTTCGTGGTGCCGACCCTGATTGCCATGTGGGGTATCACCACCGGGCAGGCCGGGCTGATTCACACCAGCACCCTGATCGCCTCGGCCATCGGCGGCTGGGTGGCGGGGATTCTCTCCGACCGCATCGGCCGCGTGCGCACCCTGCAACTGACGGTGCTGTGGTTCGCCTTTTTCACCTTCCTCTGCGGCTTCGCCCAGAACTACGAACAGCTGTTGATTGCTCGCACCCTGATGGGCTTCGGCTTCGGCGGCGAATGGACCGCCGGCGCGGTGCTGATCGGTGAAGTGATTCGCGCCAAGGACCGCGGTAAAGCGGTGGGCATGGTGCAATCCGGCTGGGCGCTGGGTTGGGGCCTGACGGCGATTCTGTATGCGCTGCTGTTCTCGGTGTTGCCACCGGAAGACGCCTGGCGTGCGCTGTTCATCCTCGGCATCGTCCCGGCGATCTTCGTGATTTTCGTCCGTCGGCTGGTGAAAGACCCGGAGATCTATCGCGAAGCCAAGGCTGCGCAAACCCCGCAGAACCCGGCGAAGTTCTACGAGATCTTCGCTCCCGGCATGCTCTTCACCACGTTCCGCGCCTCCTTGCTGACCACCGGCGCACTGGGCGGGTATTACGCGATCACCTCGTGGCTGCCGACCTTTCTCAAGAACGAACGTGGTTTGAGTGTGCTTGGCACCGGCGGTTATCTGGCGATGGTGATCGTCGGCTCCTATGTCGGCTATGTGATCAGCGCTTATCTCACCGACCTGCTGGGACGTAAAAAGAACTTCATCCTGTTCGCGGTCGGCTCGTTCACTATCGTGCTGCTGTACACGCAGATGCCGGTCAGCAACGGCGTGATGCTGTGGCTGGGCTTTCCGCTGGGCTTCTTCGCCTCGGGGATTTTCAGCGGCATGGGCGCGTTTCTTACCGAGCTGTTTCCGACGCGGATTCGCGGTTCGGGCCAGGGCTTCTGCTACAACATCGGGCGGGCGCTGGCGGCGCTGTTTCCATTGCTGATTGGCCTGCTCAGCCAGACAGTGCCGTTGAGCGTGGGCATCGGCGCGTTTGCTGCGGTGTCTTACGGGGTGGTGATTCTCGCGGCGTTGAGCCTGCCGGAAACCCGTGGCAAGCAACTGGATGCGCAGTAA
- a CDS encoding 5-oxoprolinase subunit PxpA, protein MSRLLLNCDIGESFGSWTMGLDAEVMPFIDCANVACGFHAGDPSIMRKTVSLALSHGVQIGAHPAYQDLVGFGRRSMAYSAQELQDILHYQIGALDGICRAQGGRVSYVKPHGAMYNDMMANPAQLRAVIQAVAAYDRTLPLMLMATRDNAAAQQLGDEYGVTLWFEAFADRAYDSAGKLLSRQLPGAVHHDAQTIIEQALTIARGGDLVASDGSALHLQANTLCVHGDNASSVAAVQRIREALNQQSAP, encoded by the coding sequence GTGAGCCGCCTGTTATTGAATTGCGACATTGGCGAGAGTTTCGGCAGCTGGACCATGGGTCTGGACGCCGAGGTCATGCCCTTCATCGATTGCGCCAATGTGGCCTGCGGGTTCCACGCCGGCGACCCGAGCATCATGCGCAAAACCGTGAGCCTGGCCCTGAGCCATGGCGTGCAGATCGGTGCGCATCCGGCCTATCAGGATCTGGTCGGCTTCGGTCGTCGTTCCATGGCCTATTCCGCGCAAGAGCTGCAAGACATCCTGCATTACCAGATCGGCGCGCTCGACGGCATTTGCCGGGCGCAGGGTGGGCGGGTCAGCTACGTCAAACCCCACGGCGCGATGTACAACGACATGATGGCCAACCCGGCGCAGTTGCGCGCGGTAATTCAGGCCGTGGCTGCCTACGATCGCACGTTGCCGCTGATGCTGATGGCCACCCGCGACAACGCGGCGGCGCAACAGCTCGGTGACGAATACGGTGTGACCCTGTGGTTCGAAGCCTTCGCCGACCGCGCCTACGACAGCGCCGGTAAACTGCTGTCGCGGCAACTGCCGGGCGCGGTGCATCACGATGCGCAAACCATCATCGAACAGGCCCTGACCATCGCCCGTGGCGGCGACCTCGTCGCCAGCGACGGCAGCGCGCTGCATCTGCAGGCCAACACCCTCTGCGTACACGGCGACAACGCCAGTTCGGTGGCCGCTGTGCAACGCATTCGCGAGGCCCTGAATCAGCAGAGTGCGCCATGA
- the pxpB gene encoding 5-oxoprolinase subunit PxpB, with translation MNPRIEVVALDCLMLRLFDEIAEANMPWMLAASERLRSVFGAQLIDLVPSYTTLMVHYDLTTLSPNQARELIAEALIDLSPNARTGGQCHVLPVWYDLSVGPELNLLAQRSGLSVEEVIRRHSAREYQVFALGFAPGFAFMGLVEEVLAAPRLDTPRKKVAAGSVGIAERQTAAYPVVSPGGWNLIGRTPAKLFDRHRDGYSLMQPGDTVRFEAVSHAEFINLGGDDTPLEAQA, from the coding sequence ATGAACCCACGCATTGAAGTGGTGGCCCTGGACTGCCTGATGCTGCGCCTGTTCGATGAAATCGCCGAAGCCAACATGCCGTGGATGCTCGCCGCCAGTGAGCGCCTGCGCTCAGTGTTTGGCGCGCAATTGATTGATCTGGTGCCGTCCTACACCACGCTGATGGTGCATTACGACCTGACCACGCTGAGCCCGAACCAGGCCCGTGAATTGATCGCCGAAGCGTTAATTGACCTGTCGCCAAATGCGCGCACCGGTGGTCAGTGTCATGTGTTGCCGGTTTGGTACGACCTCAGTGTCGGCCCCGAATTGAATTTGTTGGCACAGCGCAGCGGCTTGTCTGTGGAGGAGGTGATCCGCCGCCACAGCGCTCGCGAATACCAGGTGTTCGCTCTCGGCTTTGCCCCGGGGTTCGCCTTCATGGGACTGGTGGAAGAGGTGCTGGCAGCGCCGCGTCTGGACACCCCGCGCAAGAAAGTCGCCGCCGGCAGCGTCGGCATCGCCGAACGACAGACCGCCGCTTACCCGGTGGTATCCCCCGGCGGCTGGAACCTGATCGGCCGCACCCCGGCGAAACTGTTCGACCGCCATCGCGACGGCTACAGCCTGATGCAACCGGGCGACACAGTTCGATTCGAAGCGGTCAGTCATGCCGAGTTCATCAATCTGGGTGGCGATGACACGCCACTGGAGGCGCAGGCATGA